CCTCGATGAGCCGACACCGGGACGCCATCGAACGGCGACTGGCCAAGCACGCCGCGACCGCCGCCCAAGGCGAACCCACCCTGGCCGAGAAGAAGATCTCACCGCACGTCCTGCGCCACACTGCCGCGATGCGCCTGCTCGCGGCCGGCGTCGACAGCACCGTCATCGCCCTCTGGCTGGGCCACGAAAACGTCGCCACCACCCAGATCTACATCAACCCTCGGGAGTTGCATCAGACGGGCGAGAAACTGCAGGTCGCCAGGTCATGGCAAGAGCCTGAAGGACTCCAGCGCCACTACGAGCTAACGTCCTGAGCAGGCATGTTGCCGAGATGATCCCTTCTGATGCATGATCTGCCCTCCAGAAGGGATGGTCTGGAGTGGTGCATCAGCGCACGGCGGCCCTGGCCGGGTCGGCTCATCTGGAGCTCGTCTCCGGGGTGGTTCAGCTGCGTCCGGAGGACGCGATGTTCGACGCGATGCTGCGGGGCTGGCGTGCTCAGCAGAAGTCGCGGGGACTGAGGGACGAGACGGTCGACGACCGGGAACGGCTCATACGACGGTTCCTGGAGTTCGCGAACGAGTACCCATGGCAGTGGACGCCGGCCCACGTGGACGAGTGGTCGCTCTCTTTGACGAGCGAGAAGCACCTGGCGCCGTCCACAATCCGCAGCTACCAGGGCGATGTCCGCCTGTTCAGCGAGTTCCTCATCGACGGCCGCTACGGCTGGGGGCCGGCCTGCGAGGAAGCCTTCGGCACGTTCCCGGTGGCGGTCTGCCACGAGTGGAACACCATCGCCCACCTCAACGACTACGAGGGCGACCCGGAGGCGAAACCGTTCACCCGGGAACAGCTGCAGCTCTTTCTCGACTACGCCGACGACCAGGTCGAACGTGCGGTGCGGGCCAAGCGCAAGGGCGCCTTGGCGGCCTACCGCGACGCCACGCTGTTCAAGGTCATCTACGGATGGGGCCTGCGGCGGACCGAGACCTCCAAACTCGACCTGGTCGACTTCGGACGCAACCCGCAGGCCCGCCAGTTCGGCCGGTACGGCACGCTCAACGTCCGCTACGGCAAGGCGAAGAAGGGCCAGCCACCACGCCGGAGGAACGTGCTGTCGGTCATGGACTGGGCCGTCGACGCGGTTGCGGACTACGTCGAGAACGTCCGCCCGCGTTTCGGGTTCCCCGACCAACCGGCTCTGTGGATCACCGAGCGGGGAGGGCGCCTTCAGCCCGGCTCGATCAACGACCGGTTCGAGTCATACCGGGACGCCCTCGGCCTGCCGAAGGAACTGGTCCCGCACTCGCTGCGGCACTCGTACGTCACGCACCTGACCGAGGACGGGGTGGACCGGCGCTTCATCCAGCAGCAGGTCGGCCACGAGTGCGACAGCTCCCTGGCCATCTACACGCACGTCAGCGACGACTTCATGAACACTTCCCTGCACAAGGCACTGGCTCCGGCGTTCGCCGGGGCCTGACAGGAGGGATTCGGCGATGGCCGCCAAGCTCGACTACCAGTGGCACCTGCGCAAGGTCATGGCGGACCGCGGGATGTTCTCCACCACCGACCTCCTCCCGCCTCTCGCCGAACGCGGAGTCACCCTGTCGTCGAGCCAGGTCTACCGACTCGTCGTCGAGCGACCGGAGCGGCTGAGCCTGAAGATCCTCATGGCCCTCCTCGACATCCTGGACTGCACGATGGACGACCTCATCGAGCCCATCACCGTGGCCGGGGCCGTGAAGAAGCCGAAGAAGGCCGCCGCCAGCGGCGGCGGGGAACCCACAGAAGGGCTCGGCGGACTACGGCCGAAGCGGGCCAGGATCAGGGGTGTTGACCGGCCGTGACCACCGCTGACCATCACGGCCGCGCCGTCACCGACCCGATCGGCCTGATGACCGATCTGATCACCGACGTCGAGAAGGAACTCGAACCCGCCGCCATCCAGACCGTGATCACCGCGGTCGCGGGCGGCCGGGCGAAGTCGCGCCGCCTCGCCCAGGCCCTGGCGACGCGGCCCGCCGTCCTCACGGACGGCCGGTCCCCGGCACCGCGGGCCATCGGCGACCTGCTCATCGAACTCCGCAAGGCCGGTGCCTCGGCGATCTCGCCACCGGTCTGCGCCGAGTGCGGCAAGAACCTGCGGACCCTCCAGCGCCAGGGCCACGACTGGTACTGCTCGGTCTGCGGCCAGGAGACCGCGGAATGCGCCGCCTGCGGCAACACCCGGCGCCTCGCCTTCCGGGACCGCAAGGGCCTGCCCCGCTGTTCGATGTGTCCCGACGCCGACGACCGTGATCCCGTCGATGTCGTCCACGGGGTGATCGCTGTGATCTCCCCGGGCGCCGACCGTGACGTGATCGCCGAAGCCCTCTACCGGTCAGTACCCAGCCGCCCCGCCTATCGGCGGAGGCTGGTCTGGGCTCTGGAGGACAACCCCCGGCTACTGACCGGCGAGGGCCATCTCGCGCCGCATCGCGCCATCCTGCGGTTCATCGACCTGCTGCAGGAGGCGGGAGTCGCCGGGATCGTCCGGCCGGCCTGTCCCCGCTGCCATCGGATTGTCCGCATCGACAAGCCGCTTGACGGGCAACGGGTCTGCCGCAACTGCATCGCCAAGTCCCGTGTCGAGGAATGCGCACGCTGCGGTGCCCGGCGCGAACCGGCGACCCGCGACGAGCACGGGCGTCCGCTGTGTCCGAACTGCCTGGTCACCCACCCTGCGAACACCGAGGTCTGCATCAGCTGCGACGAACGACGGCGTGTGCAGACCCGCACCGCCGACGGTCCCCTCTGCCCCAACTGCTGCCCGTTGCCCGTTCTGGCCTGCTCGATCTGCGGCCGCAGCGCGCCCTGCACGCTCTCCAAACTGACCGGCTTGCCCCGGTGCGGCGGCTGCGACAGGCGCCAAGCCCACTGCACCGTCTGCGGACGGCTCCGCGGCATCCACTCCGGCACCGCCGACGCTCCCATCTGCGGCCCCTGCACCACACCGGACGCGGAACTCTGGCGCCCTTGTCCCACCTGCGGCGAGGCCGAGCGGCTACTGGCTCCCGGGCCCTGCCCTCGCTGCACTCTCAAGCAGCGGCTTCACGATCTCCTCGCCGATGACGCGGGCGCCATACCGCCGAAGCTGCAGGCCCTCCACGACGCCCTGACCGGCGCCGAACGTGCCGGCACCGCGATGCGCTGGCTCTCCAAGGGCATCGTCTCCACCGTCCTGTCGGATCTTGCCTCCGGGCGCCGGCCCTTGACCCACGAAGCTCTGGACGAACTCCCGGAAGGCAAGGTCGTCGAGCACATCCGCACCGTGCTCGTGGCGACCGAGGCCCTCCCGCAGCGGGACGAGCAGATGGTCCGCCTCGAACGACACGTGAAGGATCTCGTCACCTCCCACGCGACCGTCGAGGGACGCAAGATCCTGCACCGATATGCGACCTGGCACCTGCTGCGGCGCCTTCGCCGCCGCAGCCGCGGCAAGGAGATCACACATACCCAGCTCACCGTCGTCCGCCAGCATCTGCGGGCAGCCGTCCACCTCCTCAACTGGCTCGACGACCAGGACCTGACTCTCGCCACCTGCCGCCAGGTCGACCTCGAACGCTGGATGACCAGCGACGAGGTCCGCCATCGCCGGGAGGCAGGCAACTTCGTGCGCTGGGCTCTCGCCCAGAGGATCGCCCGCGACCTCAGCTTCCCGGCCGTGCGATGGAACGGCCCCTCCCAGCCGACGGACGACGAGGCCCGTTGGGCCACGGCCCGCCGTCTGCTTCACGACGACACCATCCGGACTGAAGACCGCCTCGCCGGGCTGCTGTTGCTCCTCTATGCCCAGTGGCCCGCAGCGATCTCCCGTCTGACCGTCGACCACATCGAGCAGACCGACGGAGCGATCCGCATCCGACTCGGCGATGTCCCGGTCGAACTGCCGCAGATCGTCGCCGACTTGGCTGTTCGGCAGCTCGCGGTTCGCCGCAGTCACGCCGTCCTCGCGCGCACGGATTCGCCCTGGCTGTTCCCCGGTGGCCAGCCCGGCCGCCCGATCAGCGTGTGGGCCATGGGCGAACGCCTCCGCAAGCTCGGCATCCGACTCGCCGAGACCCGCTCGACAGCCCTGTTCCAGCTCGCCACCGAACTGCCCGCCGCGGTCCTCGCCCGGACCCTCGGCATCGACATCACCGTCGCCGTCAAATGGCAGCGAGCCGCCGCGGGAGACTGGGCCGCCTACGCAGCTGAAGTCAGTCGACGCACGACCTTGTGAGCCGTGCATCCGAGGGAGATCCGGGTGCCGGATACGGGAAACGTCGGGAATAGTCGCTGGTCAAGCCGAGAATCCCTGATGGGATTGAGTAGCCGCGAGACCTACGATGACCACCATGGAACCAGTGCCCGCCCTCGTCCACCTGGACAGCCCCTTCATCAACTTCCGAGACTTCGACTTCGGCAAGGGCTCCCACGGCTACCGCTGGGTCGACGCCACGCGTTTCCAGCTGTCGTCCGAGGCACTGGACAACCGAGATGTGCTGGCCGCCTTGATCGCACACTCGCAGTTTCGGAACACGTACGACGGAGCCGGCGTCCAAGACTGGCCACGGCACGGTCAGTGGTGGCTCGACCGCATCACCCCCGACGCCTACGAGACCATCGACGCCGCGACGGCCGTCGACGTCATCCACTCCTGGGCCAACCAGCATGGAGACGTCCCAGATTCACTCGCATCACGCCTGCGTCAGGAGATCTACGTCCCAATCCGCGAGGCGACCAGCAGATACCTACTGGGACAGCTTCCCAAGGACGCGTTCCACGACTACGGCCCCATCCACATCGACTACCACGAACTCGTCCTCATCGACCGCCCGGCAGCGACGCTCACTCTCCTCGTCGCAGCTGACGACTGACGCTGCCGCGATCAGCGCCACAAGCGCTTGCAGGGGTCATTCGGGCAGTTCCAATACCCGACTCCACCATTAC
This region of Kitasatospora sp. NBC_00240 genomic DNA includes:
- a CDS encoding tyrosine-type recombinase/integrase, whose product is MVHQRTAALAGSAHLELVSGVVQLRPEDAMFDAMLRGWRAQQKSRGLRDETVDDRERLIRRFLEFANEYPWQWTPAHVDEWSLSLTSEKHLAPSTIRSYQGDVRLFSEFLIDGRYGWGPACEEAFGTFPVAVCHEWNTIAHLNDYEGDPEAKPFTREQLQLFLDYADDQVERAVRAKRKGALAAYRDATLFKVIYGWGLRRTETSKLDLVDFGRNPQARQFGRYGTLNVRYGKAKKGQPPRRRNVLSVMDWAVDAVADYVENVRPRFGFPDQPALWITERGGRLQPGSINDRFESYRDALGLPKELVPHSLRHSYVTHLTEDGVDRRFIQQQVGHECDSSLAIYTHVSDDFMNTSLHKALAPAFAGA
- a CDS encoding helix-turn-helix transcriptional regulator; translated protein: MAAKLDYQWHLRKVMADRGMFSTTDLLPPLAERGVTLSSSQVYRLVVERPERLSLKILMALLDILDCTMDDLIEPITVAGAVKKPKKAAASGGGEPTEGLGGLRPKRARIRGVDRP
- a CDS encoding site-specific integrase, with protein sequence MTTADHHGRAVTDPIGLMTDLITDVEKELEPAAIQTVITAVAGGRAKSRRLAQALATRPAVLTDGRSPAPRAIGDLLIELRKAGASAISPPVCAECGKNLRTLQRQGHDWYCSVCGQETAECAACGNTRRLAFRDRKGLPRCSMCPDADDRDPVDVVHGVIAVISPGADRDVIAEALYRSVPSRPAYRRRLVWALEDNPRLLTGEGHLAPHRAILRFIDLLQEAGVAGIVRPACPRCHRIVRIDKPLDGQRVCRNCIAKSRVEECARCGARREPATRDEHGRPLCPNCLVTHPANTEVCISCDERRRVQTRTADGPLCPNCCPLPVLACSICGRSAPCTLSKLTGLPRCGGCDRRQAHCTVCGRLRGIHSGTADAPICGPCTTPDAELWRPCPTCGEAERLLAPGPCPRCTLKQRLHDLLADDAGAIPPKLQALHDALTGAERAGTAMRWLSKGIVSTVLSDLASGRRPLTHEALDELPEGKVVEHIRTVLVATEALPQRDEQMVRLERHVKDLVTSHATVEGRKILHRYATWHLLRRLRRRSRGKEITHTQLTVVRQHLRAAVHLLNWLDDQDLTLATCRQVDLERWMTSDEVRHRREAGNFVRWALAQRIARDLSFPAVRWNGPSQPTDDEARWATARRLLHDDTIRTEDRLAGLLLLLYAQWPAAISRLTVDHIEQTDGAIRIRLGDVPVELPQIVADLAVRQLAVRRSHAVLARTDSPWLFPGGQPGRPISVWAMGERLRKLGIRLAETRSTALFQLATELPAAVLARTLGIDITVAVKWQRAAAGDWAAYAAEVSRRTTL